Proteins from a genomic interval of Bifidobacteriaceae bacterium:
- the hrcA gene encoding heat-inducible transcriptional repressor HrcA yields the protein MLDDRRLAVLRAIIEDYVSTGEPVGSRGLVERHHLSVSPATIRNDMAVLEEAGLITQPHTSAGRVPTDAGYRLFVDQLATVKPLSAAERRAIQTLLDGPLDLDQIVSRAVRALAQLTHQVAVIQYPSLRMTRVRHIELIELAPARCLLVMITDAGRVEQRFIELPGPLGPDAAAMLRAKLNEATAGPSLEEAFEDLDSLWLGFSEDVRPAVQAVVDRLKEIPKAGYQERLVLAGTSNLARSSADFRSFMPVLEAIEEQVVLLKVLTEMSADSGQIAIRIGHETTEAGLEETSLVAAGYGPGRTVANLGVLGPTRMDYPGSIAVVRAIALYLSRILAA from the coding sequence ATGCTTGACGACCGCCGATTGGCCGTGCTGCGGGCCATCATTGAAGACTACGTCTCAACCGGCGAGCCCGTGGGCTCCCGTGGCCTGGTGGAACGCCACCACCTCAGCGTTTCGCCCGCGACCATCCGCAATGACATGGCGGTGTTGGAGGAGGCCGGCCTGATCACCCAGCCGCACACTTCGGCCGGCCGGGTGCCGACCGACGCGGGCTACCGCCTGTTCGTGGACCAGTTGGCGACGGTCAAACCGCTCTCCGCCGCGGAACGGCGGGCCATCCAGACCTTGCTGGACGGGCCGCTCGACCTGGACCAGATCGTGTCCCGTGCGGTCCGGGCGTTGGCGCAGCTGACCCACCAGGTGGCTGTGATCCAATACCCGTCGCTCCGGATGACCAGGGTCCGGCACATCGAGTTGATCGAGTTGGCCCCGGCGCGCTGCCTGCTGGTCATGATCACCGACGCGGGCCGTGTGGAACAGCGTTTCATCGAGTTGCCCGGCCCGCTTGGGCCGGACGCGGCGGCCATGCTGCGGGCGAAGTTGAACGAGGCCACGGCCGGCCCCTCGCTGGAGGAGGCCTTCGAAGACCTTGACAGCCTTTGGCTCGGCTTCTCCGAGGACGTCAGGCCCGCCGTCCAAGCGGTCGTGGACCGGTTGAAGGAGATCCCTAAGGCGGGCTACCAGGAGCGGCTCGTGTTGGCGGGCACGTCGAACCTGGCCCGCTCCTCGGCTGATTTCCGGAGCTTCATGCCGGTGCTGGAGGCCATCGAGGAACAGGTGGTGCTGCTCAAGGTCCTGACGGAGATGTCCGCCGATTCGGGCCAGATCGCCATCCGGATTGGCCATGAGACAACCGAGGCGGGTCTGGAGGAGACCTCGCTGGTCGCGGCCGGCTACGGCCCGGGCCGGACCGTCGCCAACCTGGGCGTGCTGGGACCCACCCGGATGGACTACCCTGGCTCGATTGCAGTGGTGCGCGCCATCGCCCTGTACCTTTCACGCATATTGGCCGCGTAG
- a CDS encoding DnaJ domain-containing protein, producing MNDYYGILGVAKGATAEEIKLAYRKASRAHHPDIVGHSTAAEEKFKQINAAYEVLSDPKKREMYDLGVDPLAPGGGQPAGHPFGGFSGSFTGFGDIFEAMFSAAAGGAAGQSGPLSRASRGRDQLERLTVELEEAVFGGAKEVAYSTYLTCASCGGSCCAAGTAPTRCSACQGRGVRERLVRSLLGTVRTMDPCRQCQGFGNVIATPCPECSGQGRVRGQTSVQINVPVGVDNGNRLRLMGKGEVGPAGGPAADLYIEFKVKRHPDFVRDGDNLLATLPIPMTAAALGAAIVIQTLDGPREVDVKPGSQPGTVITLEGLGAGRLNQRTRGDLRVELDVQVPTGLDDSQRELLRRLALERNEERPEARFASTGGMFARLKDKLTGK from the coding sequence ATGAACGACTATTACGGCATCCTGGGGGTTGCCAAGGGCGCCACAGCCGAGGAGATCAAGCTGGCGTACCGCAAAGCCAGCCGCGCCCACCACCCGGACATTGTTGGCCACTCCACCGCCGCCGAGGAGAAGTTCAAGCAGATCAACGCCGCCTACGAGGTCCTTTCGGACCCGAAGAAGCGGGAAATGTACGACCTGGGAGTGGATCCGCTGGCCCCTGGCGGCGGCCAGCCCGCCGGCCATCCGTTCGGGGGTTTCTCCGGCTCTTTCACCGGTTTCGGCGACATCTTCGAGGCCATGTTCAGCGCCGCCGCGGGCGGCGCGGCGGGCCAGTCCGGTCCGCTGTCCCGCGCCTCGCGCGGCCGCGACCAGTTGGAACGTTTGACGGTGGAGCTTGAGGAAGCCGTCTTCGGCGGCGCCAAGGAGGTCGCCTATTCGACCTATTTGACCTGCGCCTCTTGCGGTGGCAGCTGTTGCGCGGCCGGGACCGCGCCGACCCGCTGCTCCGCCTGCCAGGGCCGAGGCGTGCGCGAGCGCCTGGTCCGCTCTTTGCTGGGGACCGTCCGGACCATGGATCCGTGCCGCCAATGCCAGGGCTTCGGGAACGTGATCGCCACGCCGTGCCCGGAGTGCTCCGGCCAGGGCCGGGTGCGCGGCCAGACCAGCGTCCAAATCAACGTCCCGGTCGGGGTTGACAACGGCAACCGGCTGCGCCTGATGGGCAAGGGGGAAGTCGGCCCGGCGGGCGGTCCCGCCGCCGATTTGTACATCGAGTTCAAGGTCAAGCGCCATCCCGACTTCGTCCGCGACGGCGACAACCTGTTGGCCACGTTGCCCATCCCCATGACGGCGGCGGCGTTGGGCGCCGCGATTGTGATCCAGACTCTGGACGGGCCGCGCGAGGTCGACGTCAAACCTGGTTCGCAGCCCGGCACGGTCATCACCTTGGAGGGCCTGGGCGCCGGCCGCTTGAACCAGCGCACGCGCGGCGACCTGCGCGTCGAATTGGACGTGCAGGTGCCCACCGGCCTTGACGACTCCCAGCGCGAACTGCTCAGACGCCTCGCGCTGGAGCGAAACGAGGAGCGCCCGGAAGCGCGCTTCGCCTCCACCGGCGGCATGTTCGCGCGCCTCAAGGACAAGCTGACCGGCAAGTGA
- a CDS encoding DUF5615 family PIN-like protein, translating into MRLLIDANLSPRLAERLRAAGHDATHVVDHELLRATDEEIAAFAAALGYVVVTADSDFSTNLALQGGAAPSVILLRSAEGLIPAALAALLTANLATVEAELEIGAVVSIRQGRMRVRRLPFR; encoded by the coding sequence ATGAGACTTCTCATCGACGCGAACCTCTCGCCCCGCCTTGCCGAGCGGTTGAGGGCCGCAGGCCACGACGCGACCCATGTTGTTGATCATGAGCTACTCCGAGCGACGGATGAAGAAATCGCGGCGTTCGCTGCTGCCCTCGGATACGTTGTTGTCACAGCAGATAGCGACTTCAGCACGAATCTGGCTCTTCAAGGCGGGGCTGCGCCATCGGTGATTCTCCTTCGGTCTGCTGAAGGCCTGATCCCCGCCGCCCTCGCCGCGCTGTTGACTGCGAATCTGGCAACCGTCGAAGCCGAGTTGGAGATCGGCGCAGTCGTGTCCATCCGCCAAGGGAGAATGCGGGTTCGCCGATTGCCCTTCCGGTAG
- a CDS encoding alpha-amylase family protein, whose product MIAWHVYPLGFAGLPIRPEPDSRTQGAGAFKHLANWLDYAQALGFEALSLGPVFESQTHGYDTLDHFRIDPRLGEEADFLDLVQQAHERGLKVYLDGVFNHVGDRHRLHLAATTPGPDQPAAKRFFRWDGPRAQVFEGHGSLITLNHGDPAVAHFAQDVMGHWLERGVDGWRLDAAYATGPDFWAGVLPGLRERFPHAFFFGEVLHGDGADFVARSTMDSVTQYELWKAIWSSIKDCNFFELDWSVSRHNELLAAYSPVTFISNHDVTRIASQVGPKGAAVALFALMTLGGQPHVYYGDEQGFTGVKEDRLGGDDAVRPAFPSHPADLAPWGWWLHDLHRRLIQWRRANPWMARATTERQELTNARYVYRTTAEGNAVTATLDLSDPLRPSGRLVADGLDLAL is encoded by the coding sequence ATGATCGCCTGGCATGTCTATCCGCTTGGCTTTGCCGGCCTCCCAATCCGGCCGGAACCCGATTCCCGTACCCAAGGCGCGGGTGCCTTCAAACACCTGGCCAACTGGCTTGACTACGCCCAGGCGCTCGGCTTCGAGGCCCTCAGCCTGGGCCCGGTCTTCGAGTCTCAGACCCACGGCTACGACACCCTCGACCATTTCCGAATCGACCCCCGGCTGGGCGAGGAGGCCGACTTCCTGGACCTGGTCCAACAAGCCCACGAACGCGGGCTCAAGGTCTACCTGGACGGTGTCTTCAACCACGTTGGGGACCGGCACCGCCTTCATTTGGCCGCCACAACCCCCGGCCCGGATCAGCCCGCGGCGAAAAGGTTCTTCCGCTGGGACGGCCCGCGAGCCCAAGTTTTCGAGGGCCACGGCTCGCTGATCACCCTCAACCACGGCGACCCGGCGGTCGCCCACTTCGCCCAGGACGTGATGGGCCATTGGCTGGAGCGCGGGGTTGACGGATGGCGCCTTGACGCCGCCTACGCCACCGGCCCCGACTTTTGGGCCGGCGTTCTCCCAGGCCTGCGTGAACGTTTCCCGCACGCCTTCTTCTTCGGCGAGGTCCTCCACGGCGACGGCGCGGACTTCGTGGCCCGCTCCACCATGGATTCGGTCACCCAGTACGAATTGTGGAAGGCCATCTGGTCCTCCATCAAGGACTGCAACTTCTTCGAACTCGACTGGTCGGTCTCCCGCCACAACGAGTTGCTCGCCGCCTACTCCCCGGTGACGTTCATCTCCAATCACGACGTCACGCGCATCGCCAGCCAGGTGGGCCCCAAGGGAGCGGCCGTGGCCTTGTTCGCGTTGATGACTTTGGGCGGCCAGCCCCACGTCTACTACGGCGACGAGCAGGGTTTCACCGGCGTCAAGGAAGACCGCCTGGGCGGCGACGATGCCGTCCGCCCCGCCTTTCCGTCCCACCCCGCCGACCTGGCCCCCTGGGGTTGGTGGCTCCACGACTTGCACCGCCGCCTCATCCAATGGCGGCGCGCCAACCCGTGGATGGCCCGCGCGACCACCGAACGCCAGGAGCTCACCAACGCCCGCTACGTCTACCGCACCACGGCCGAAGGCAACGCCGTGACCGCCACCCTGGACCTGTCCGACCCGCTCCGGCCGTCAGGCCGCCTAGTCGCGGACGGCCTCGACCTGGCCCTGTGA
- a CDS encoding DUF433 domain-containing protein has protein sequence MGFDRISIDSRRMGGLPCIRDTRVTVTAVLGQLAAGKSPADIIADYPYLVEEDVLQALAFAAEATQERELPLLAA, from the coding sequence ATGGGATTTGACCGCATTTCGATAGACTCTCGGCGCATGGGCGGCCTGCCCTGCATTCGGGACACGCGGGTGACCGTCACGGCTGTGCTGGGCCAACTGGCCGCTGGCAAAAGCCCCGCCGACATCATTGCGGACTATCCATATCTGGTGGAAGAGGATGTTCTGCAGGCCCTCGCATTCGCGGCTGAAGCCACCCAGGAGCGAGAACTGCCGCTATTGGCCGCATGA